Proteins from one Deinococcus radiopugnans ATCC 19172 genomic window:
- a CDS encoding LptF/LptG family permease encodes MTRTVLGEIARWYLGGVALFLTLLMTDALSSTVGKLLVYHPPVTQALAAFLSILPQSLNKTLVLAVLFSILLAFSRMQRDNELKAVLASGIRPLPILLFLSSPVAAAFCSAQS; translated from the coding sequence CTGACCCGAACCGTACTCGGCGAGATCGCCCGCTGGTATCTGGGGGGCGTGGCGCTGTTCCTGACCCTGCTGATGACCGACGCCCTGAGCAGCACCGTGGGCAAGCTGCTGGTCTACCACCCGCCGGTCACGCAGGCGCTGGCCGCGTTTCTGTCGATCCTGCCGCAGAGCCTGAACAAGACGCTGGTGCTGGCGGTGCTGTTCTCGATCCTGCTGGCCTTCTCGCGCATGCAGCGCGACAACGAGCTCAAGGCGGTGCTGGCCAGCGGCATTCGCCCGCTGCCGATCTTACTTTTCCTGAGTTCGCCGGTTGCGGCAGCTTTCTGCTCAGCACAGTCTTAG
- a CDS encoding zinc ribbon domain-containing protein, with protein sequence MPASTHLRVRHALHPDPDQTAALDTLWHLGHHLWTILALHARLEAIGQPQPMQRVAALAASPPPTSRAPVRLPRRSAAERRRELEVLARERGWRAHLGSATLGGLVSDFGRTLKRLGPVAPPNAIPLTPPPDFALALGGLARPVGELHAEIVGVPGLVRTPLFLLPGPATAAVRMWRRTFSGHLSTLREALETRLLAGDPEADVGYLAHVARYGRIESGLGARPSDPPATPPALTLTLAEAAQLHRSDAGDYEIAWAFRVASLTPPLYQDLVALDPGVRSLWAWVSGRHSHGRSPMPVGLQRPWAPAMPGPSTGLLTQPQDLTYARLRRHQLLHRTRLGPVLEAGLTRFLQFAALAVEQTDFGGMHRRGEDYPAAADFLGTRLYEQFLFDCFRLDPVHRMAVWVPPAWTSADCSVCGSRGAVRYRGRQGRCQVCGLCLDRDHNGARNVYQRGAAQLVARGLTWTPAPLPIPPRWRRP encoded by the coding sequence ATGCCTGCATCAACCCACCTGCGGGTGCGACACGCGTTGCACCCGGACCCGGACCAGACCGCCGCGCTCGACACCCTGTGGCACCTCGGCCACCACCTCTGGACCATCCTCGCGCTGCACGCCCGGCTCGAGGCGATAGGCCAACCACAACCCATGCAGCGGGTGGCGGCGCTGGCCGCCAGTCCACCCCCCACCAGCCGGGCCCCCGTGAGGCTGCCCCGGCGCAGCGCCGCCGAGCGCCGCCGCGAACTCGAGGTGCTCGCCCGGGAACGCGGCTGGCGGGCACACCTCGGCAGCGCCACGCTCGGCGGCCTGGTCAGCGATTTTGGCCGGACCCTCAAGCGCCTCGGTCCGGTGGCCCCACCGAACGCCATCCCGCTCACGCCGCCGCCTGACTTCGCCCTCGCCCTGGGGGGGCTGGCCCGACCCGTGGGCGAACTGCACGCCGAGATCGTCGGGGTTCCTGGCCTCGTCCGGACGCCGCTGTTTCTCCTGCCTGGCCCGGCAACGGCGGCGGTCCGGATGTGGCGGCGGACGTTCAGCGGCCATCTGAGTACCCTGCGGGAGGCGCTGGAAACCAGGCTGCTGGCTGGGGATCCCGAAGCGGACGTGGGCTACCTGGCCCACGTGGCTCGCTACGGGCGGATCGAGAGCGGCCTCGGTGCGCGGCCGAGTGACCCTCCGGCCACACCCCCAGCCTTGACCCTGACTTTGGCGGAAGCGGCGCAGTTGCACCGCAGCGATGCGGGCGACTACGAGATCGCCTGGGCGTTCCGGGTGGCCAGTCTGACGCCGCCGCTGTATCAGGATCTGGTGGCGCTCGATCCCGGAGTGCGCTCGCTCTGGGCCTGGGTCAGTGGCCGCCACAGCCATGGACGATCGCCGATGCCGGTGGGCCTGCAGCGCCCGTGGGCACCGGCCATGCCAGGGCCGTCCACTGGACTGCTCACGCAACCTCAGGACCTGACCTACGCCCGGCTGCGCCGCCATCAGCTGCTGCACCGCACCCGGTTGGGACCTGTTCTCGAGGCTGGACTGACCCGGTTTCTGCAGTTCGCGGCGCTGGCCGTCGAACAGACCGATTTCGGGGGAATGCATCGGCGGGGAGAGGACTACCCAGCAGCGGCCGATTTTCTGGGCACCCGACTCTACGAGCAGTTTCTGTTCGACTGTTTCCGGCTGGATCCGGTGCACCGGATGGCCGTGTGGGTTCCCCCCGCGTGGACGAGCGCCGACTGTTCGGTGTGTGGCTCGCGCGGCGCGGTGCGTTACCGGGGACGCCAGGGGCGCTGTCAGGTCTGCGGGCTGTGCCTGGACCGGGACCACAACGGCGCGCGCAACGTTTATCAGCGCGGGGCGGCGCAGCTTGTGGCACGCGGGCTGACCTGGACGCCGGCACCGTTGCCGATCCCCCCACGCTGGAGACGGCCGTGA
- a CDS encoding RNaseH domain-containing protein: MANPLTSTTTAQSCSQAATETGAAPDVCGAPPAPTSGPSTLTWEKPQQNMPQCFVPSVGVTLRAPSLHVLSWQSDAAEALGRLKVLSRPGALPMRSLRALAECHIPGLQRLSDQLGTANSDQRRELAWSTEPDRDHLLAGGMAMTQAWITGALAGIDSQKAKRAAVREAVQDLQDLLDRKALFDVQTLPGKVYAWSQHPNGTTQPGHHFLSYQALPDALAQVLHGQEILPGNGAMRRVIPRHTQGQAELIGAPVREGEGQASSLVVCIRIRSLPSYPQPLIALDLYRKHWVTPRAPDQRRGNLTGYVLGQSAHPWTISAGASPQRVDSEYGELARAYGLDETVSAADLAAQRSGRAEVVLHRHTRGGQRVLTRVSERDRAEAMRNVARLLAPLGLEAWTGVSEIKACGAPTGTAFTALDQDAGQDILPRRARTPGMAGQPDLASDVLIIVHHPSCGAEAALARATIEGSTGDRVTVATLPLLAGVHGVAWQDTVQAIREIDIEQGVLGVLLIAPHGDQASGGRTGADPQAHRSAALQALIRQAQLPGEHLLPLDTGAVDPAGEFHRRLCHAWTHLTRGQHGALDSLDGVPGPSLPGDAPRVVLGFTAIQRDSGQFGRHFVALAFRLCTRTARTEARLAYEDRTAPHNLQLTPWESPRQILTRLAGASPVTLNSDVHPRQRQAQYQRFVDQTIEGEIAGGESPLVIIDSTHAVNLWPWLADKRIDVENITFGALDHRNMKVLWQRAGLRLVRVRQDNAPQVILGGPGCGAALPGQATHAGEPAQTCGPTRAGPRLLRVQGCRIPTYLSVDSGPSCTGRREGGQHGEANAGRGVLPASSPARPAAGPRPLELSVLLTQPGDDPDQLAGLLGRLSSGHGGHGGGTTLPTPLSFERVIRGHLAAFEGSNLGGGRGGAH, from the coding sequence ATGGCTAACCCCCTGACTTCCACCACCACCGCCCAGTCATGCTCGCAGGCGGCCACGGAAACTGGCGCGGCACCCGACGTGTGCGGGGCACCGCCCGCCCCCACATCCGGGCCGTCCACCCTGACCTGGGAAAAACCCCAGCAGAACATGCCGCAGTGCTTCGTGCCGTCCGTGGGCGTCACGCTGCGCGCCCCCTCGCTGCACGTTCTGAGCTGGCAGTCGGACGCCGCTGAGGCGCTGGGCCGGCTGAAGGTGCTGTCCCGGCCAGGTGCCCTGCCCATGCGCTCGCTCCGCGCTCTGGCCGAATGCCACATTCCGGGCCTGCAGCGGCTGTCTGACCAGCTGGGCACCGCCAACAGTGACCAGCGGAGGGAACTGGCCTGGTCCACCGAGCCTGACCGGGACCACCTGCTGGCCGGGGGCATGGCCATGACGCAGGCCTGGATCACCGGCGCCCTGGCCGGGATCGACTCGCAGAAGGCCAAGCGCGCGGCTGTGCGGGAAGCGGTGCAAGACCTCCAGGACCTCCTCGACAGGAAAGCGCTGTTTGACGTCCAGACCCTGCCCGGCAAGGTTTACGCCTGGAGCCAACATCCGAACGGAACGACCCAGCCTGGCCATCATTTCCTGTCGTACCAGGCGCTGCCCGACGCCTTGGCCCAGGTGCTGCACGGCCAGGAAATCCTGCCTGGCAACGGGGCCATGCGCCGCGTCATTCCCCGTCACACCCAGGGCCAGGCCGAACTCATCGGTGCCCCGGTCCGCGAGGGGGAGGGGCAGGCGTCCAGCCTGGTGGTGTGCATCCGCATCCGCAGCCTGCCCAGCTATCCCCAGCCGCTGATCGCCCTGGACCTGTACCGGAAGCACTGGGTCACCCCCCGGGCGCCTGATCAGCGGCGGGGCAACCTCACCGGCTACGTCCTGGGCCAGTCCGCCCACCCCTGGACCATCAGCGCCGGGGCCAGCCCCCAGAGGGTCGACAGCGAATACGGGGAACTGGCGCGCGCCTACGGGCTGGACGAGACAGTCAGTGCCGCCGACCTGGCAGCTCAGCGCAGTGGCCGCGCCGAGGTGGTGCTCCACCGGCACACCCGTGGCGGCCAGCGCGTGCTCACCCGCGTGTCCGAGCGCGACAGGGCCGAGGCCATGCGGAACGTGGCCCGCCTGCTCGCGCCGTTGGGCCTGGAGGCGTGGACTGGCGTCAGCGAGATCAAGGCCTGCGGCGCACCGACCGGCACCGCCTTCACTGCCCTGGACCAGGACGCTGGTCAAGACATCTTGCCCAGGCGGGCCCGCACCCCGGGTATGGCCGGGCAGCCGGACCTCGCCAGCGACGTGCTGATCATCGTCCACCACCCATCGTGCGGGGCCGAGGCGGCGCTGGCCCGCGCCACCATCGAGGGGTCCACCGGTGACCGGGTCACCGTCGCCACCCTCCCGCTGCTGGCGGGCGTTCATGGTGTGGCGTGGCAGGACACCGTCCAGGCCATCCGGGAGATCGACATTGAGCAGGGTGTGCTCGGCGTGCTGCTGATCGCGCCGCACGGGGACCAGGCGTCTGGCGGCAGGACTGGGGCTGACCCCCAGGCCCACCGGAGCGCCGCGCTGCAGGCCCTGATCCGTCAGGCCCAGTTGCCGGGCGAGCACCTGCTGCCATTGGACACCGGGGCGGTTGATCCCGCCGGGGAATTCCACCGACGGCTGTGCCACGCCTGGACGCACCTGACCCGGGGACAGCACGGCGCGCTGGATTCGCTGGATGGTGTGCCTGGGCCTTCACTGCCGGGTGACGCTCCCAGGGTGGTCCTGGGCTTCACCGCCATCCAGCGCGACAGCGGCCAGTTCGGGCGTCACTTCGTGGCGCTGGCGTTCCGGCTCTGCACGCGCACGGCCCGGACTGAGGCCCGCCTCGCCTACGAGGACCGTACCGCGCCGCACAACCTGCAGCTGACCCCGTGGGAGTCGCCGCGCCAGATCCTGACGCGGTTGGCCGGGGCCAGCCCGGTGACACTGAACAGCGACGTGCACCCGCGCCAGCGTCAGGCGCAGTACCAGCGCTTCGTCGATCAGACGATTGAGGGCGAGATAGCCGGGGGCGAATCGCCGCTGGTGATCATCGACAGCACCCACGCGGTGAACCTGTGGCCCTGGCTGGCCGACAAGCGCATTGACGTGGAAAACATCACCTTCGGTGCGCTGGACCACCGCAACATGAAGGTGCTGTGGCAGCGCGCCGGTCTGCGGCTGGTGCGCGTCCGCCAGGACAATGCCCCGCAGGTGATCCTCGGCGGGCCTGGCTGTGGCGCCGCCCTGCCCGGCCAGGCAACCCACGCTGGCGAGCCGGCGCAAACCTGTGGGCCCACCAGGGCGGGCCCCAGGCTGCTGCGGGTTCAGGGGTGCCGGATCCCCACCTACCTGTCTGTTGACAGCGGGCCGTCCTGCACGGGCAGGCGCGAGGGGGGGCAGCACGGTGAGGCGAACGCGGGCCGGGGCGTTCTGCCTGCCTCCAGCCCAGCCAGGCCCGCTGCCGGGCCGCGCCCGCTGGAGCTCAGCGTGCTGCTCACGCAGCCGGGCGACGATCCTGACCAGCTGGCCGGACTGCTGGGCCGCCTGAGCAGTGGACACGGGGGCCACGGCGGGGGCACCACCCTGCCCACGCCGCTGTCTTTCGAGCGCGTGATTCGCGGGCACCTCGCGGCTTTTGAGGGTTCGAACCTCGGCGGGGGGCGGGGGGGCGCGCATTAG
- a CDS encoding LptF/LptG family permease, producing the protein MPILTRTVLGEIARWYLGGVALFLTLLMTDALSSTVGKLLVYHPPVTQALAAFLSILPQSLNKTLVLAVPFSILLAFSRMQRDNELKAVLASGIRPLSLVWPLALPFALVGVVAYFNAGTLVPAGLANWDRAWYTIYDQPPPPPQQEKYIYAPPGALYYAGRVSADSAGSPVAQLSGVMVQRGDETLTAQYGTWDSGQRTWTLNSPWITRPGQNPRQEEGDVVVPQTDTLRPPPPAAQQVSNAELRAALLSDTLSRKGVRDYTFQLAARVADPATPVVFALAAGMLGLLIRNRAAAFAAVLVFIVCFYILWTTMPGLAGAGALNPTLAAWVPNLAFLLLAGGLAWRLR; encoded by the coding sequence GTGCCCATCCTGACCCGAACTGTACTCGGCGAGATCGCCCGCTGGTATCTGGGGGGCGTGGCGCTGTTCCTGACCCTGCTGATGACCGACGCCCTGAGCAGCACCGTGGGCAAACTGCTGGTGTACCACCCGCCGGTGACGCAGGCGCTGGCCGCGTTTCTGTCGATCCTGCCGCAGAGCCTGAACAAGACGCTGGTGCTGGCGGTGCCGTTCTCGATCCTGCTGGCCTTCTCGCGCATGCAGCGCGACAACGAGCTCAAGGCGGTGCTGGCCAGCGGCATCCGTCCGCTGAGCCTGGTGTGGCCGCTGGCGCTGCCGTTCGCGCTGGTGGGCGTGGTGGCGTACTTCAATGCGGGCACGCTGGTCCCGGCCGGGCTGGCCAACTGGGACCGCGCGTGGTACACCATCTACGATCAGCCGCCGCCGCCCCCGCAGCAGGAGAAGTACATCTATGCCCCGCCCGGCGCGCTGTACTACGCGGGCCGCGTGAGCGCCGACAGCGCCGGCAGCCCGGTGGCGCAACTGAGCGGCGTGATGGTGCAGCGCGGCGACGAGACCCTGACGGCGCAGTACGGCACCTGGGACTCGGGCCAGCGGACCTGGACCCTGAACAGCCCGTGGATCACCCGCCCCGGCCAGAATCCCCGGCAGGAGGAAGGCGACGTGGTGGTGCCGCAGACCGACACCCTGCGCCCGCCGCCGCCCGCCGCCCAGCAGGTCAGCAACGCCGAGCTGCGCGCCGCGCTGTTGAGTGACACCCTGAGCCGCAAGGGCGTGCGCGACTACACCTTCCAGCTGGCCGCTCGCGTCGCGGACCCGGCCACCCCGGTGGTGTTCGCCCTGGCCGCCGGGATGCTGGGCCTGCTGATCCGCAACCGCGCCGCGGCGTTTGCCGCCGTGCTGGTCTTCATCGTGTGCTTCTACATCCTGTGGACCACCATGCCGGGGCTGGCCGGGGCGGGGGCGCTGAACCCCACGCTCGCTGCCTGGGTGCCCAATCTGGCCTTCCTGCTGCTGGCGGGCGGGCTGGCCTGGAGGTTGAGGTGA
- a CDS encoding LptF/LptG family permease, with translation MKLFERYVLAEILPLLLGALAAVIVLLVLAALQDVIAPLLAKGAAPLLVARVLALNVPEAAARALPIALMFATLLGLSRLSSDSELKGALAAGIPATRLLRPVLALGLGVTVLAFALGEGLVPRAKVQERKVKQEIVFDNPRVIGLDGAAADGQSIVLRDALDRAISVGKIGPGGELEDLRIVTMQRGQPPREVITAASGRLPPGSNVLELRDGQRVTYQDARPVTILTFKTGSLPVQDVQADLDAGGGELKPIYTPLRELWAKTAQYRAQGVRSPADFTALHRKFAEPLAALALAFFAVSLAVFTFRSGRDLGLVWALLLTFAYYATWSVFRVMGENGAVSGVVAAYAPDLIAVVAGAALLWRTGRR, from the coding sequence ATGAAACTGTTCGAGCGTTACGTCCTGGCCGAGATCCTCCCCCTCCTGCTGGGGGCGCTGGCCGCCGTGATCGTGCTGCTGGTGCTGGCGGCCTTGCAGGACGTGATCGCGCCGCTGCTGGCCAAGGGGGCGGCCCCCCTGCTGGTGGCCCGCGTGCTGGCGCTGAACGTGCCGGAGGCCGCCGCCCGCGCGCTGCCCATCGCCCTGATGTTCGCCACGCTGCTGGGCCTATCGCGCCTGAGCAGCGATTCGGAGCTGAAGGGCGCGCTGGCCGCCGGGATTCCGGCCACCCGGCTGCTGCGCCCGGTGCTGGCGCTGGGCCTGGGCGTGACCGTGCTGGCCTTCGCGCTGGGCGAGGGGCTGGTGCCGCGCGCCAAGGTGCAGGAGCGCAAGGTCAAGCAGGAGATCGTCTTCGACAACCCGCGCGTGATCGGGCTGGACGGTGCGGCGGCCGACGGCCAGAGCATCGTGCTGCGCGACGCCCTGGACCGGGCCATCAGCGTTGGGAAGATCGGCCCCGGTGGGGAACTGGAAGACCTGCGGATCGTGACCATGCAGCGCGGCCAGCCCCCGCGTGAGGTCATTACCGCCGCCAGTGGCCGCCTGCCGCCGGGCAGCAACGTGCTGGAACTGCGCGACGGCCAGCGCGTGACCTACCAGGACGCGCGCCCGGTGACCATCCTGACCTTCAAGACTGGCAGCCTGCCGGTGCAGGACGTGCAGGCCGATCTGGACGCGGGCGGCGGCGAGCTGAAGCCGATCTACACGCCGCTGCGCGAGCTGTGGGCCAAGACCGCCCAGTACCGCGCGCAGGGCGTGCGCTCGCCCGCCGACTTCACGGCGCTGCACCGCAAGTTCGCCGAGCCGCTGGCGGCCCTGGCGCTGGCCTTCTTCGCGGTCAGTCTGGCGGTCTTCACCTTCCGCAGCGGACGTGACCTGGGACTGGTGTGGGCGCTGCTGCTGACGTTTGCGTATTACGCCACCTGGAGCGTGTTCCGGGTGATGGGCGAGAACGGGGCGGTGTCCGGCGTGGTGGCGGCCTACGCCCCGGACCTGATCGCCGTGGTGGCGGGCGCGGCGCTGCTATGGCGGACGGGGCGACGGTGA
- a CDS encoding recombinase family protein → MNVPVTGKLLSHQKIQRSHLDGLAIVYVRQSTLGQLQRHQESTRLQYALVEYAESLGWTPDRIVVIDDDLGKSGSSAAGRPGFQRLVTEVSLGHVGLILGIDMSRLARSNRDWHHLLEVCALFRTLIADMDGLYNPMDYNDRLLLGLKGTMSEAELHVLKNRLHEGKLCKARRGELRSRLPTGYVRAADGQVQFDPDEQVQHVIALIFRKFDELGTIHAVLRYLVAHQVKLGMRGQSRADARLEWRRPNRMTLQNLLHHPIYAGVYAYGRRQTDARKLQAGRPATGRVVMPMDAWHVCLRDQVPAYISWEAYQSHLARLAANRNVAGQAGVARGGTGLLSGLIVCGHCGNRMSVRYQGTRAAYNCSRDQGNYGGSTCFHCASTALEAWVVSQVLEALSPASLALSLETLQHVQAERTALSLHWAHQLERAEYEVSRAARQYQAVEPEHRLVARSLERAWEQALEAQRSVQEEYARVHQHRPGTLSEAEIAQINALAEDLPALWFAPTTTTVERKEIMRIVIERVVVSSDHADERVSVVIQWCGGHTTVGTVTRPVARIKQLSYYSELAATVQQGVAAGQTAQQVADELNALGYRPAKRTLVWKAEMVGSLAGDLGLSFSRLARVATARLQRRGEWWRLPGLAVTLGMPSVTLYHWLRQGQVQGRREDGDPTWWIWADEQEFARLKMRRSKPRGELAHDRWIHQANAVDSHHLKEGTDV, encoded by the coding sequence GTGAACGTCCCCGTCACCGGTAAACTCCTCAGTCACCAGAAGATCCAGCGCAGTCATCTGGATGGTCTGGCCATCGTCTATGTGCGGCAGTCCACGCTGGGCCAGTTGCAGCGCCATCAGGAGTCCACCCGACTGCAGTACGCCCTGGTTGAGTACGCTGAGTCTCTGGGCTGGACGCCCGACCGCATTGTGGTCATTGATGATGATCTCGGAAAGTCCGGCAGCTCCGCTGCTGGACGGCCCGGCTTCCAGCGCCTCGTGACCGAGGTCAGCCTCGGTCATGTCGGCTTGATCCTGGGGATCGACATGAGCCGTCTGGCCCGGTCCAATCGCGACTGGCATCACCTCCTCGAAGTCTGTGCCCTGTTCCGCACCCTGATCGCGGACATGGACGGTCTGTACAATCCAATGGACTACAACGACCGCCTCCTTCTCGGCTTGAAGGGCACCATGAGTGAAGCGGAGCTCCACGTCCTGAAAAATCGCCTGCACGAGGGCAAATTGTGCAAAGCCCGCCGGGGTGAACTGCGCTCCCGACTCCCGACGGGGTACGTCCGGGCGGCGGATGGTCAGGTGCAGTTCGATCCGGATGAACAGGTCCAGCACGTCATCGCGCTGATTTTCCGCAAGTTCGACGAGCTCGGCACCATTCATGCGGTGCTGCGGTATCTCGTCGCCCATCAGGTCAAGCTGGGCATGCGTGGTCAGAGTCGCGCTGATGCGCGACTCGAGTGGCGGCGTCCAAACCGCATGACCTTACAGAACCTGCTGCACCATCCTATCTATGCGGGAGTTTATGCCTATGGGCGTCGGCAAACCGACGCCCGGAAACTCCAGGCTGGCCGTCCAGCCACGGGCCGGGTGGTGATGCCGATGGACGCGTGGCACGTCTGTCTTCGCGACCAGGTCCCGGCGTACATCAGTTGGGAAGCGTACCAGTCGCATCTGGCACGGTTGGCTGCCAACCGGAACGTGGCGGGTCAGGCGGGTGTGGCCCGCGGCGGCACCGGACTCCTGAGTGGTCTAATCGTCTGTGGGCACTGTGGAAACCGCATGTCGGTGCGGTATCAGGGGACGCGTGCCGCCTACAACTGCTCGCGCGACCAGGGGAACTACGGTGGGAGCACATGTTTCCACTGTGCGAGCACGGCGCTCGAGGCGTGGGTGGTGTCCCAGGTCCTGGAGGCCCTGAGTCCAGCCAGTCTGGCGCTGTCTCTGGAAACCCTGCAGCATGTGCAGGCTGAGCGCACCGCCCTCAGCCTGCATTGGGCACATCAGCTGGAACGGGCCGAGTACGAGGTCAGTCGTGCTGCACGGCAATATCAGGCAGTGGAGCCAGAACACCGGCTGGTGGCGCGTTCCCTGGAACGCGCGTGGGAACAGGCGTTGGAGGCCCAGCGAAGCGTGCAGGAAGAGTACGCCCGAGTGCACCAGCACCGTCCTGGCACCCTATCGGAGGCGGAGATCGCACAGATCAATGCGCTGGCAGAGGATCTGCCAGCCCTATGGTTCGCCCCGACAACGACGACCGTTGAGCGCAAGGAGATCATGCGCATCGTGATCGAGCGGGTGGTCGTGTCATCCGACCATGCGGACGAACGCGTCTCCGTCGTGATCCAGTGGTGTGGGGGTCACACCACGGTTGGGACCGTGACGCGTCCCGTAGCGCGCATCAAACAGCTGAGTTACTACTCAGAACTGGCGGCCACCGTGCAGCAGGGAGTCGCGGCGGGCCAGACAGCGCAGCAGGTCGCGGACGAACTCAACGCCCTGGGGTATCGACCAGCCAAGCGGACGCTGGTGTGGAAGGCAGAGATGGTGGGTTCGCTTGCGGGTGATCTGGGGCTGTCGTTTTCGCGCCTCGCCCGTGTGGCGACGGCGCGACTGCAGCGCAGAGGTGAATGGTGGAGGTTGCCGGGGCTGGCCGTGACGCTTGGCATGCCAAGCGTCACCCTGTACCACTGGTTGCGACAGGGGCAGGTTCAGGGGCGTCGTGAGGACGGCGACCCGACCTGGTGGATCTGGGCCGACGAGCAGGAGTTCGCCCGGCTGAAAATGAGACGGTCCAAACCGCGGGGCGAACTGGCACATGACCGTTGGATTCACCAGGCGAATGCCGTTGACTCGCACCACTTGAAGGAGGGTACCGATGTATAG
- a CDS encoding lipopolysaccharide biosynthesis protein: MNYRKKILTLMSGTIVAQSVPLIVTPILTRLYSPSEFGTLALFISIITVFGSVINLRYETAIMNPIDDDDALNVAAGGVVIALLLSIALALLLLVSWEQFLELLNATSLKWWIFLAPPIVFLIGVFNVLNFYNTRLENYRAISDANAIKSISGAVVQVILGFLNFGSFGLILGQFTMQIVSSHTLLSHAVKNQNIKSITFKRIVEQITKYKDFALYLMPATLANVLGFNIVNILFSSFFGVASLGFLSMTTRLLGLPTQIIGSSVGQVFYQEATVVKNAGKNIVAIFSSTVRRLFMIGIIPFSIMFLLAPVLFSLVFGKEWYIAGIYLRILSPMMFIRFITAPITFVPNIVEKPKPYLLWQIGFMITSIASILIAYYLNMGSFYAITFYGMQGVIQYVILLILCYRLIVGNLHKT; the protein is encoded by the coding sequence ATGAATTACAGAAAGAAAATCCTAACCTTGATGAGCGGAACAATCGTGGCACAATCAGTACCTCTAATTGTCACTCCCATTCTCACTCGTCTCTACAGTCCAAGTGAGTTTGGAACACTAGCCTTATTCATAAGTATTATAACCGTTTTCGGTTCTGTAATAAATTTACGTTATGAGACAGCGATTATGAATCCAATCGACGATGATGACGCTCTAAATGTGGCAGCAGGAGGCGTCGTTATTGCTCTCCTACTTTCTATTGCACTTGCCCTGCTCTTACTAGTTTCTTGGGAACAATTTTTGGAGCTACTTAATGCAACTAGTTTAAAGTGGTGGATATTTTTAGCTCCCCCAATAGTCTTTTTGATTGGGGTGTTTAACGTGCTAAATTTTTATAATACAAGATTAGAAAATTATCGAGCCATATCGGATGCGAATGCAATAAAAAGCATATCAGGTGCTGTTGTACAAGTAATTCTTGGCTTCTTAAATTTTGGTTCATTCGGCCTAATATTGGGTCAATTTACTATGCAGATTGTCTCAAGTCACACGCTTCTTAGTCACGCAGTTAAAAATCAAAATATAAAATCTATAACATTCAAACGCATCGTGGAGCAAATAACAAAATATAAAGATTTCGCTCTTTATCTAATGCCTGCTACTTTAGCGAATGTTTTAGGTTTCAACATCGTAAATATTCTGTTTTCATCTTTTTTTGGTGTAGCTTCATTAGGATTCTTAAGCATGACCACTCGATTGCTTGGGCTACCAACTCAAATCATCGGGAGCAGCGTCGGCCAAGTATTTTACCAAGAGGCAACTGTTGTTAAAAATGCAGGTAAAAACATAGTTGCAATTTTCTCATCTACCGTCAGACGGTTATTTATGATAGGAATAATTCCTTTCTCTATAATGTTTTTGTTGGCGCCGGTATTGTTTTCTCTTGTCTTCGGGAAAGAATGGTATATAGCGGGTATATACCTCAGAATTCTGTCGCCTATGATGTTTATCAGGTTTATTACTGCCCCGATTACTTTTGTGCCTAACATCGTTGAGAAACCGAAGCCCTATTTACTCTGGCAAATTGGTTTTATGATAACTTCAATAGCTTCTATACTAATAGCTTATTACTTAAATATGGGATCATTCTATGCAATCACTTTCTATGGAATGCAAGGAGTAATACAGTATGTGATTTTGCTCATACTTTGTTATCGACTTATCGTCGGAAATCTACATAAAACATAA